The Scleropages formosus chromosome 3, fSclFor1.1, whole genome shotgun sequence genome contains the following window.
gtttaatattttcagactACACACAATTCAGGCCTCCCGTCATCAGTATAATGCATTTGGCTGAAATTCTTGGGACACAACACTCGTGTGGCATTATTGGGCCCGTCGTGATGATGCCGTCTCAGCCTTGCAGTGATGCTCAGACCTCTGGGGGGAGGGATTCACAGCTTTTTTTATGCTCAGTTTGTGGGACATGTATGTGCTGACACACCACACGGGGAAACGAACATGGCGGAGCACTTCGATCCCACTGTGTTCCGCATTTTCGTGGCCTCGGTTCACACCCATCCACGTGACAGCGGCGGACGCACCTAGAAACCACTTGCTAGACCGGAAAGTCTCCTTCAGTCAGCAGTGAGCTCACAGAGACGCTGTTATGGGAACTTTTCAGTCAGGCCTCGGGGAGGCGGTGCCCGTTTTTCTCCCCACATGCGATCTTTCCACCGACACGGGAAACAAAGCCATGTGGTGACACAGAAAGACTCTGTCGTCATGGTAACGATGCTGCGCTCAGTTCCACACTTAAGAATTGGACAGTTAAACCACACAGGTATGACAGGACGTGCAACAATACTTACTTAGACTCCACTGGTACAGTAAGAGCCTTCATCAATGATACTAGAGCACAAGGCAGGTTGGGGTTCAACTGGAGGCCTTCAGACTGAAAGACTGTACTTATTTTGACATGATTGTGGAAAAGGCAGAAGGTgaaggagaggaaacaaaatgaCAAGAAAAGTGGTCTGGCGGCGAGACCGCCTTTGATGTGGCTCTGCAAATTCAGATAAAAAGGCGATTAGACTGATTACAGTGAAACATTGTAACAAGAGAAGATCGGAATGACGCTTGCGATGAACAGGCGCCCCCTGGTGGACAATTCCTACGTGTCCAATAATTCAACGGAATCACAGCGCAGGGTCTCACACGAAACCCGAATTTGTATTGAGAATTCGTGTACATATTTTGCGACTAAATACATCGTGTCATCAGTTATGGCCTGAACTGAGACGGAATGCTGACAAGTTGAAAAGTCGTAAtttagagccgcctccctccaATTACATAAGAAGCACAAAACAGGATGAAACCATATGCCCTGGATGAACAGGGGTCCTCGGAATACCACGCACGACAATAACCTGCAATCCTCTTTATTAAAGCTTCACCTTAATTATCTTGCGCTTAAAAGCATACTGGTTTTTACATAATATGGTtttgaatttaaacaaattctACTTTTGGAAACACCTTCAAACCCGTCTGACTGGTTTACCCCCGTAGCTCCCAGTGGTTCCGTCCTCAGACATCTGCTCCGAGGAAGAGCAGTGAAAACAGACGGTCGGAGGAACGGGCTCAGTCTGCGGGTTCAGCTTTTTAGAAAGGCTGCGCGGTTCTTCGTGTGGGTTTTGCTGCACAACAGCGTCACCTCGTCCGGCACTATGGTGGTCAAAGTGCACGTCATTTACTGGTAGGTCACTCGGGCAGCGAAACTGATAGTGTGGGAGCTAAAAATAATCCCCAGAGTATAGAGTTCCAGTTGATAGATGTACCGTGTGGCCTCGGTCGCTAGAGGGCGATGGAGGGcgtttttttccctctgacGTCAAGGTGCGTACTATACGTACCGTACGTAACGTGCGTAATCAGCGAAGAAGAATAGGAAGAGGGGAAACAGACAACCTACTTCCGCCAAAACCCGTTGTTTTGATTCTTGTCCCAGtgaattacagtttttctttcctcccctcGTTCGGAATTAAGCCAGACTTATAGCTGATTGCAAGACAAATGAAAGACGTATGTTAGCTTTGTGCGGATCGAAAAAAATCGTATAATCGGCGCTAGATTAAGTTCCTAAACTGTTCCTTTCATCACAGACCGGTTGTGAGTGATTAAAAAGTTATTCCCTCTTTCGAGTCAAACTGATACAAAGTGAGCAAGCAGGAAGCATTAAATTTAATGTGCAGGGTTTGCTGGTTTTGcggtgtgtgttctgtgtgctACGCGTTGTAATGTGATTGCTGACCTCTCGTGACCTCTCATGACCTCTCGTGACCTTTGCCCTTTCTGTTTCAGCGGTGGCTGAGGGTACAAACCCAAGGCAAGTTGCTTCATGTGATACAGCTTCTTTCATGCTATTTCCCCAATAACCAGTACAGGCTTACACCACTTTCACTTACATTACCatgtttttctccctccccTCGCAGTTCACCAAACTCAAGACTTTGCTTGAGGATGAATTCCCAGGTGATCTTGAGATTGTAAGTAAGCCATGTCCTCTAATTGCCTGTGACGTGGTTATCTCGTGTGCCTCGCGTACCACGCGTGCCACGTTTGCGCTCTCTCACCCTAGACTGGTGAGAGCACGCCGACGACAACGGGGTGGTTCGAGGTGGAGGTGAACGGCAAGCTGGTCCATTCGAAGAAGGTAAAAGGAACGTGTTCTGATGCAGCGCGCGTTTTGTGCGTCGCTCTGACCTGCAGCTTCTGCCTAAAGTTTCCTTTAAAGGAAAGCGTAGATCGTTGGCGGAAAAGAAGTAAGTAAATTCTCACGTAATGTCAGGTACCGATGGAGAAACTGTAAACTAAAGGGAAGAATAGAAAAAGAGCTGTTAGTCAAGGAACAAATGGGTACGGGGGCCACAGCGGTGGGAGCTGCTGCCCTGCACTTGATGGAtcggggttcaaatcccacctcctgctgtagtgcctttgttCGAacgaggtacttgccctgaattgatagtgaaaatgacccacctgtgtCAGGGGTGagttatatgtgtgtatttgtgtgtccaGCGGGGGGATGGACATCTAGACAGCGATAAGAAGCTTGCGGTTGTGGTGAGGGCCATTGAAGAGGCTCTGGGGAAATGAGGCCGCACTTCCACTGGAGGTAGGGACCTCGTGCTGTTGCCCTCTGTCTCGTCTGCTCCTCTGCGTCTCTAGTGCTGTTAATTTACATGCCGTTTAATAGGCTGTGCCGAGTAACGTAAGTACTAATAGATTTACTGCGTTTACCCGCTTGCTCGGACATGCTTAAGAGTAAACTTATCTTAGAGTTGTGCTTCGAACTGAATGTAGTGTTCTCTCCTCTTCCAGTCTGGTGTCTTAGTGTGTCTTTCTCTCCGGCGGTGCGATTAATGAGGGTGGTACCCGAAGTGTCACAGACACGGGTGCGACTTGATGGTTCTCGTGCTGCCGGGGAGATTCCACGCTGAATGCCTGGACTCGACGGCTttggaaaacaaagggaaacCTGATATCCTGTGAAACGTACccattgggggagggggggggggttgcttcATAATGGTGTGATCTTCTGTTCTCATCTGTGGTTGGGATATTAAAAATCCTGTTTTAATGGCTAGAATTATTAAAGGGAGAATATTCTGCACTTCCTTTTCagcatatttcttttaaaatgtgtattgcACATAGTTGTGGTCAttgcttttaaaatgctgaGGTTTGCTTTTGAAATGCTGTGGTACTAATAAAGGGatgtcagtgaaatgttttgtatttgtgtttatttctcttttctaTGAAAAACTTTTCTTTATATGTAATAAAAGGCATTACAGAGCACTGTCTGCCAGAACAAGACACAAGACCAGATCCTGTGGGCATCACCCTTATGAACAGTCAATACTCCCTTTCAGGTCTCCTGTCAGTACAATATATCCCATGACTTTtgtaattttatgtgtttttattacattttttttaatttctttttactcTGTAAGTGAATATTCTCTTTACTCtgtggggggggtctggggtttgagtccaggttggggtgccttgcgatggactggcgtcctgttctgggtgtatcctccttgcgccctgcgttgctgggtttggctcggCTCACCGCTACCCTACTTGGGAGAAGTGGCGTGCCTCTGTGTGCCTGATTTTATTCTGTGTCAGGTGTCTGtctgtaatactgaaagcaccagagcaaattccttgtgtgcatcaggaCCAGCAGATtctgcgtgcgcgcgcgccagCACACGTTTCAATTcaagctatttatttttttgtagagtgctcttctcacccaGTGATGCACTTAGCAAAGCTTAGTCTGATTCTAATGTACTGTATAGTACTCcacaaaaaacagattttttttacctcaTTCCTACAGACAGCTTTTAATACAGTTTGAGTAGGATGCAAAAAGAATATTAATCTGATTTAAAGTGGATAGCTACTTTAATGAAGTACACTGCAAGTATGAAATCGTTTCTTATGTTCCACATATTGTAGCAGTGGGTGCGCAGTGCTTGAAACGGCCACAGGAGGGCAGCGCAGTGCTTGAAACGGCCACAGGAGGGCGGCGCAGTGCTTGAAACGGCCACAGGAGGGCGGCGCAGTGCTTGAAACGGCCACAGGAGGGCGCTGTACCATAGCGTTCGAGGTCTTTAACGTTCATCTTTCTTCATGAACAGACGCGCTTGAACGACATGAAACAGCGGTtccagaaaatttaaaatgctt
Protein-coding sequences here:
- the selenow1 gene encoding selenoprotein W, 1 — its product is MVVKVHVIYCGGUGYKPKFTKLKTLLEDEFPGDLEITGESTPTTTGWFEVEVNGKLVHSKKRGDGHLDSDKKLAVVVRAIEEALGK